In one window of Rhodopseudomonas palustris HaA2 DNA:
- a CDS encoding FUSC family protein, producing MKPFWSRYPAYLRPRRPQWGLALRVTIGALLALAAAQALHLRLPLWAVLTAIIVTQLSVGRSVKIAFDYLVGTIGGAIYGGAITILVPHHSELALLGVLALAVAPLALLAAVKPSLNVATVTAIIVLLVPTMTPVAPLDSAIDRVLEVAVGSLSGLLVSFFVLPSRAQALALAAAARALDLMAVALGELLAGLTRGLDNDALHRLQDGIGASLVTLNEIGDEAEHERATGLSRGPDIGPLIRTLLRLRHDLVMVGRAVAAPLPRALQDRLGPSLESFRAAATLHLAASAAALRDRGPPPPLRAVIAALDAYAAEIAKVRGDGLTREFSGEQAERFFALGFALEQLSQNFRDLEMRVTEWARPGAAVADTPPVS from the coding sequence ATGAAGCCGTTCTGGTCTCGATATCCTGCATATCTGCGCCCGCGCCGGCCGCAATGGGGGCTGGCGCTGCGCGTCACGATCGGTGCGCTGCTGGCGCTGGCGGCCGCGCAGGCGCTGCATCTGCGGCTGCCGCTGTGGGCGGTGCTGACCGCGATCATCGTCACCCAGCTCAGCGTCGGCCGCTCGGTCAAGATCGCGTTCGACTATCTGGTCGGCACCATCGGCGGCGCGATCTATGGCGGCGCCATCACCATTCTGGTGCCGCATCACAGCGAACTGGCGTTGCTCGGGGTGCTGGCGCTGGCGGTGGCGCCGCTGGCCCTGCTGGCGGCGGTCAAGCCGAGCCTCAACGTCGCCACCGTCACGGCGATCATCGTGCTGCTGGTGCCGACCATGACGCCGGTGGCGCCGTTGGATTCGGCGATCGACCGGGTGCTGGAAGTCGCGGTCGGATCGCTGTCCGGGCTGCTGGTGTCGTTCTTCGTGCTGCCGTCTCGGGCGCAGGCGCTGGCGCTCGCCGCAGCGGCACGGGCGCTCGATCTGATGGCGGTGGCGCTCGGCGAATTGCTCGCCGGCCTCACCCGCGGCCTCGACAACGATGCGCTGCACCGGTTGCAGGACGGCATCGGCGCCTCGCTGGTGACGCTCAACGAGATCGGCGACGAGGCCGAGCACGAGCGCGCCACCGGGCTGTCGCGCGGGCCGGATATCGGGCCGCTGATCCGCACGCTGCTCAGGTTGCGGCACGATCTGGTGATGGTCGGCCGCGCCGTCGCGGCGCCGCTGCCGCGGGCCTTGCAGGACCGCCTCGGCCCGTCGCTGGAGTCGTTTCGTGCCGCCGCGACCCTGCATCTGGCCGCGAGCGCCGCGGCGTTGCGCGATCGCGGCCCGCCGCCGCCGCTGCGCGCGGTGATTGCGGCGCTCGACGCCTATGCGGCCGAAATCGCAAAGGTGCGCGGCGACGGGCTGACGCGCGAATTCTCCGGCGAGCAGGCCGAGCGGTTCTTCGCGCTCGGCTTCGCACTGGAACAGCTCAGCCAGAATTTCCGTGATCTCGAAATGCGGGTCACCGAATGGGCCCGGCCCGGCGCGGCCGTCGCCGACACCCCGCCGGTCTCCTGA
- a CDS encoding DUF2867 domain-containing protein has protein sequence MSVTEIAPSVDREALLPGAQFIDAYCVPIGSRALDARQAATRMIEHGPGWIDALMRLRNLVVTPFGLKTPAPGGSAAGDRIGVFPVLDEAPHRIVAGFDDHHLDFRVVIDVEDGPAERRVVATTLVLTHNWLGRTYLATIMPFHRLVVRAMLQQLAR, from the coding sequence ATGTCCGTTACAGAGATCGCGCCGTCCGTCGATCGCGAGGCGCTGCTGCCCGGCGCCCAGTTCATCGATGCCTATTGCGTTCCGATCGGCAGCAGGGCGCTCGACGCCCGCCAGGCCGCGACCCGAATGATCGAGCATGGTCCGGGCTGGATCGACGCGCTGATGCGGCTGCGCAATCTCGTCGTGACGCCGTTCGGGCTGAAGACACCAGCGCCCGGCGGATCGGCCGCGGGCGACCGCATCGGCGTGTTTCCGGTGCTTGACGAGGCGCCTCACCGGATCGTCGCCGGCTTCGACGATCACCATCTCGACTTCCGCGTCGTGATCGACGTGGAGGACGGCCCGGCCGAACGCCGTGTCGTCGCCACGACATTGGTTCTGACCCACAATTGGCTCGGCCGAACCTATCTGGCGACCATCATGCCGTTCCACCGCCTGGTGGTGCGCGCGATGCTGCAGCAGCTCGCGCGCTGA
- a CDS encoding DUF2269 family protein, with protein MYDVFKFLHVVGVVVLVGNVTITAFWKAFSDLTRDPKIVAHAQRGVTVSDFIFTVIGIVLVMVGGYGAAIVKDIPLFSSFWLVSGQILFAISGMMWLGILIPIQIRQARLARSFAQSNDIPEQYWRDARTWLVWGIIATVPLVAAIFVMVVKF; from the coding sequence GTGGTCGTGCTGGTCGGCAACGTCACCATCACCGCGTTCTGGAAGGCGTTCTCCGATCTCACGCGCGATCCGAAGATCGTCGCCCACGCGCAGCGCGGCGTCACGGTGTCGGATTTCATCTTCACCGTGATCGGCATCGTGCTGGTGATGGTCGGCGGCTACGGCGCCGCGATCGTCAAGGATATTCCGCTGTTCTCCTCGTTCTGGCTGGTCTCGGGCCAGATCCTGTTCGCGATCTCCGGAATGATGTGGCTCGGCATCCTGATTCCGATCCAGATCCGGCAGGCGCGGCTCGCCCGCAGCTTTGCGCAGAGCAATGACATTCCGGAGCAATATTGGCGCGATGCCCGAACCTGGCTGGTCTGGGGCATCATCGCCACCGTGCCGCTGGTGGCGGCGATCTTCGTCATGGTGGTGAAGTTCTGA